One window from the genome of Verrucomicrobiia bacterium encodes:
- a CDS encoding mechanosensitive ion channel family protein: MVQLPTAANDLIALLSLPGLYCLMLLFGRWLKRSHGVRLNWSYHLFSFCIAIYFLADLFDWKLTYTWHGQEYEYHRELFALVCILGAIFIISLIDRYIWDLYFRQKHRVKIPKFVSEVVTLCIILISLVVIIRFGYNKHIEGLVIAPSVLAVVAGLAMQNLLGNIIAGLALQFGKNFKDGDWLFVDNKYAQVIDINWRSTRLRTVDDVSVDIPNLDMSKSVIVNLNLPHRLHAMRLSVSVDYAAPPTRVKDVLLHATSNAKGVSPEHRPSVFLKNFADYAVEYEVKFWMDNHDHYDDTCDAIRTNIWYSFQRHGIRIPFPIRTVQVERPARKKEEEIQTTARIILRQHPLFKTLTDEQLDGLLPRGKLVHFGRGEKLIEQGDEGESMFILVSGEANVVVQTNNTPVHVASLRSGDCFGEMSLLTGERRSATILAHTDCEVVEIGKPVLARNLKENPELLEKLGDLLATRQMHTEGIVAANTPEEVTATQIIYTNTFMDKLKVFFEL; the protein is encoded by the coding sequence ATGGTCCAATTACCAACCGCGGCTAATGATTTGATCGCGCTGCTGTCCCTGCCGGGGCTGTATTGCCTCATGCTATTATTTGGCCGCTGGCTCAAACGCAGCCACGGCGTCCGGCTGAATTGGTCCTATCATCTTTTTTCCTTCTGCATCGCGATCTATTTTCTCGCGGACCTCTTCGATTGGAAGCTGACCTACACCTGGCATGGGCAGGAGTATGAATACCACCGCGAATTGTTTGCGCTGGTCTGCATTCTCGGCGCTATTTTTATCATTTCACTCATTGATCGTTACATCTGGGATTTGTATTTCCGGCAAAAGCACCGCGTAAAAATTCCCAAGTTCGTCAGCGAGGTCGTCACGCTCTGCATCATCCTTATCAGCCTCGTCGTGATCATTCGGTTCGGCTACAACAAGCATATCGAGGGCCTCGTCATCGCGCCCAGCGTGCTTGCCGTCGTCGCCGGTCTCGCGATGCAAAACCTCCTCGGCAATATCATCGCCGGCCTCGCGCTGCAATTCGGGAAGAATTTCAAGGACGGCGACTGGCTCTTCGTGGACAACAAATACGCGCAGGTGATTGACATCAACTGGCGTTCCACCCGTCTGCGCACGGTGGACGATGTCTCCGTGGACATTCCGAACCTCGACATGTCCAAGTCGGTCATCGTCAATTTGAATCTGCCGCATCGTTTACACGCGATGCGCCTGTCAGTGTCCGTGGATTATGCCGCGCCGCCCACGCGCGTGAAAGATGTCCTGCTGCACGCCACATCGAACGCCAAGGGCGTTTCACCCGAGCATCGGCCCAGTGTTTTTCTCAAGAACTTCGCCGACTACGCCGTCGAATACGAAGTCAAGTTCTGGATGGATAACCACGACCACTACGATGATACCTGCGATGCCATCCGCACAAATATTTGGTACAGCTTCCAGCGCCACGGCATTCGCATTCCCTTTCCCATCCGCACCGTCCAGGTCGAGCGACCCGCGCGCAAAAAAGAAGAGGAAATCCAGACGACCGCGCGCATCATCCTGCGGCAGCATCCCCTGTTCAAGACGCTCACCGACGAGCAACTCGACGGCCTGCTGCCGCGCGGAAAATTGGTGCACTTCGGCCGCGGCGAAAAATTGATCGAGCAAGGCGACGAAGGCGAATCCATGTTCATCCTCGTCTCCGGCGAGGCGAACGTCGTCGTCCAAACCAATAACACTCCCGTGCATGTGGCGAGTTTGCGCAGCGGGGATTGCTTCGGAGAAATGTCCCTGCTGACCGGCGAACGGCGCAGCGCGACCATCCTGGCGCATACCGATTGTGAAGTCGTCGAGATCGGCAAGCCGGTTCTCGCGCGCAACCTCAAGGAAAATCCCGAACTGCTCGAGAAGCTGGGCGACTTGCTCGCCACCCGGCAAATGCACACCGAAGGCATCGTCGCCGCCAACACCCCCGAAGAAGTCACCGCCACCCAAATCATTTACACGAATACCTTCATGGATAAA